CCAGATGATTTTTGGCGACAAATCCCAGAATCTGACCGTCGGCGATCAGGCAGGCACAGTTATAGAGCGCCCCGCCATACATCAGCGGAAGCCCTACTGATACGACGGTCCCTTTCGTCAAGGGGAGCAGTTCCAGCAGGGCTGACAGCGCCCGCTGCTGAACGTCGATTGAAAAGAAAGTGTCTTCACAGTTATAGCCGGTGAGGCAGAGCTCGGGTAAACAGATCAGCGAGGCCCCCTCATTGCGGGCCGCGTCGATCGCCTGTCTGACCCGGGTCGCATTCCCGGACCAGTCCAACGGAGTCTGATTCAGGCCAACGGCGGCTATCTGGATGAGTTTCATGGCTGGTTCATTTCATTATTCAGCATGAGCTTGATTCATGGTTCCGTGAGTCACTGATGATTTAATTTTCGTGCCAGCAGAATCTGTTCGGTTTTGTAATCGTACAGCCCCTGTTCCAGACCAACGGGATATTCGTGTGGATCCAGATGACGCTGAATACCCACGTGAAACAGATCTAACTGCTGCTGTGCCCGTTCGCGAATGACTGACAATGATTCGTGTTGATGAACGATCTCCCCCTGCTTGACTACGGGGATCAACAGGTCCTGTGAGTCAAGTTTGTCGTCCAGCACCCGTCGCCGCGTTGGATCCAGAGGATCGATCAGCACGCTTCGTTCCGAGGATGGCGGAGCAAGTTCATTATAGATCATGTCGGCCACGGCCCCGTTTTGATTCAGATAGCGCCTGGTCTGTAGAATTCCGGGGGTAGAGGTCTTGATGGCCTGTTCGGACAGTTTCAAACGGGGTTCCCATTCCTGGTCTTCATTCCTGATCGCTCCCAGTTTGTAAACCCCTCCCAGGGCGGGCTGTTCGAAGGCGGTCACCAGACGAGTGCCCACACCCCAGACGGCGATCTTGGCTCCCTGCATTTTGAGACTGCTGATGGTGGTTTCATCCAGGTCATTACTGGCGACAATCGCGGCTTCCGTCAAACCCGCTTCATCCAGCAGGCGTCTGGCTTCGATACTGAGATAAGCAAGATCTCCCGAATCAAGCCGGATCCCCACCATTTGATGACCGGACTCTTTTAACTGAATCCCGACGCGAACCGCATTGCGAACCCCATCGAGTGTATCGTAGGTATCGACGAGGAAGACACAGTTATTAGGCATGGCCCGGGCGTAATCTTCGAAGGCGGAAAGCTCATCATCGTAGGACATGACCCAGCTGTGAGCGTGTGTCCCTTTGACGGGAATTCCGAACAGCTTACCGGCCAGCACATTGGATGTGGCTGCACAGCCTCCAATGTAAGCGGCTCGACTGGCTGCCAGGCCGCCGTCAATTCCCTGGGCTCGCCTTAAACCGAACTCCAGAACCGGATCTCCGCCCGTGGCAGTACAGATGCGGGCTGACTTGGTAGCGATCAGCGTCTGAAAGTTGATCAGATTCAGCAAAGCGGTTTCCAGCAACTGACACTGCAGAATCGGCCCCGTGACCCGTACCAGCGGTTCGTGGGGAAAGACCACGGTCCCTTCCGGAACCGCTGCCAGATCACAGGTGATACGCAGATCCGCCAGGTATTCCAGAAAGCCACTGGAGAATAAGGGACGACCATCATTGCCTTCCAGCGTCTTGAGATAACTGAGATCATCTTCGCTGAATTGGAAGCGCCTGATATATTCCAGAGCGTACTCCAGCCCGGCGGCGATGGTGTAGCCACCCTGGAACGGATTTTTGCGAAAGAAGAGGTGAAAGACAGCTTCCTGTTCTGCTCTCCCGGTTTTCCAGTATCCGTGAGCCATCGTCAACTGGTACAGGTCTGTTAAGAGCGTCAGTGAAGTATCGTAGATCTTACTTAGGGCCATTGCAGGTTCCTCCAATCTGTTAGTGTATTATACACACTATCAATCCTGTTTCAATACTTCATTCCGACCTTACTCATGAATTCATGGAATTTCACTGACCGGTTCCACGTTTGGAATCAGAGAAGGGGTGATGACTGACAGGTTTCTTACTGGAAATACACCACCTATCCAATTCACAGACCATTAGACCATTGTTTACGTCGTTTCATGTCTGAAAAACATCCACCGGAATTAATGTTGCTCAATTTGAACTGATTCCACTATACTCCCCCACCAGCTATTTTAAATTCACAGCCCAACTAACCTGAGCCAAAAGCTTTGATGCCCACGACTTTTGAATATTGTTCAACCTGTCTTTACCACTTCCTGCAATCCTGAGTCTGTTCCGAGACTGATGAAGCTTTAGAAATCGGGCCAGACTGATTACCGGTTCTTACCTCAAGCCCGCCAATCTGATGGAGCCGACTCTCGTGATCGCAGGATTGTCAGCACTCACCATTCAACAATATAGATGTTTAATGAATAATCGAGTCAAACTTGCTCTGGAAGATGTGATCGATATGATCAAATCCAGCCGGTTATGTATGTTTCTGGCATGGTTTGATATTCGCATCCGTTATCGCAGGTCTAAAATCGGTCCATTCTGGATTACGATCAGTATGGCAATCTTTATTATTGCCCTGGGAGTCGTTTACTCCAAATTGTTCAACATGGCTCCCGATGAATATCTGCCCAATCTGGCGGCAGGTTATCTTTTCTGGACGCTCATAGCATCGACCATCAGTGAAGCTCCCACGATCTTCATTGACAATGCGGCTTATCTCAAAGATATGAAAATCAATCTGCTGATTTTTATATTTCGGGCGCTGGCACGTAACACAATCATCTTCCTGCACAATGCCCTGTTTATCATGTTTGTCAGCTTTTATTTTAAAATCTGGCCTCAATTTCAGACACTTCTCGTTATTCCGGGGCTATTTCTTGTGTTGCTGAATCTGTTCTGGATCACACTGTTTTTTGGGATCGTGGGTGCCCGTTATCGTGATCTGGCCCCCATTATTCAGAGCATGGTACAGGTACTGTTTTTCGTCTCTCCAATAACATGGCTACCCAAGCTCGTGGGAGAAGACAGCTGGGTTGTGATGTTCAACCCCATTGCTTACTTCCTTGACCTGACCCGCGCCCCCATATTGAACCAGACTCCTGCATTGAGTTCCTGGGCGATTACTGCCGGAATCAGTATTGTCGGTTTTGCTGTCAGCCTATTACTTTACGCCTACAAACGAGACCGGATTGTATATTGGATTTGATATGGCCAGGATTAAAGTAGAAAATGTGACTCTGCACTACCCGATCATCGGGGCAGGCGACCGGTCCGTAAAAAACAGGTTGTTGAACTTTGCTACGGGAGGCAAAATCACCCGGGACAGTAGTACAGTGGTCGTAACAGGTCTGGACCAGATTGACCTGGAATTAAATGACGGTGACCGCCTGGGACTGATCGGACACAATGGTGCCGGGAAATCCACTTTGCTGAAAGTTCTGGCGGGAATCTATACTCCCACCAATGGTAATGTGGAAATTGAGGGACGGATTGTCTCTACCCTGAATATTACTCTGGGATTTGAAATGGAGGCCACCGGGTTCGAGAATATCTATCTCAGGGGTCGCCTACTGGGACTGACTACCAGAGAAATTGAAGCTAAACTCGAAGAGATCTCCGACTTCACCGAGCTGGGCAAATACCTCGATCTGCCGGTGCGGGTCTACTCGTCAGGGATGCTGATGCGGCTGGCATTTGCCGTAATGACATCACTGGAATCTGATATCCTGCTGATGGATGAAGTCATCGGCACCGGAGACGCCCGGTTCATCCATAAGGCTGAAGCCAGACTAAATGAGTTCATGAACAAAGCCAAGATCATGGTCATAGCTTCTCACTCAGACGATGTCATCAGAGAATTTTGTAACTCCGCACTTCTACTGAAAAATGGAACTCCCTTTGCTCAGGGTGAGATCGATGAAGTGCTGGAGATTTATGAGTCAGAGGAATACCAGACATAACCCCCCCTAGTCATACGGGAGCATAGCGCCATGAGCCTGGCAGCCAGAATTATTTGCAGAAATCTGGAGCGTTCTATAGCAGCCAAAAACGAGTTGTTGCAGAACGCAGAGACTCAGGCCGAATTTGCCCGGTCCGTTGACATTGTATTGAACTGCTATCAGCAGGGGGGCCGCCTGTACGTTGCCGGGAATGGTGGTTCAGCTGCCGATGCACAGCATCTGGCGGCGGAATTTGTCAGTCGTCTGGCCCGTGACCGTGCCCCATTGCCAGCCGAAGCACTCACGACCGACTCCTCGATCATCACAGCCATCGGCAACGATTATGGCTACGATGAAATCTTTTCCCGTCAGATTGCGGGTAAGCTCAGCGAAAAGGATGTCTTTCTGGGAATTACGACTTCCGGGAATTCCCCCAACATTGTCAAAGCCCTGCAGGTCTGCCGTGAACGGAACATTCAGAGTATCGTGTTTACCGGTCACGATGGCGGTAAGGTGCGAGAATTGAGCGACGTTTGTGTCATCGCCCCTGGAGAACTGACCAGCCAGATCCAGGAAGTGCATCTGGTACTGGAACACACCCTCTGCGAGTGCGTCGAAGCCGCCTTGTTTGACTTCGAGCTCTAAACGCGACGGTGATGATCTTCCAGAATTGAGTGAGTCGTGTCTGCAGTGATTCCTCTACCCGTTCGCATCATCTTTATTAAAGATCAGGTACCGGCGACCTTGAACCATCTGAAAAACTGCCGGACCGAAAAGTAGCAGGCCAACAGGCTGAACCGTAACCAGACTCCGCAGGTGATAATCCACATCAACACGACTGGATACTTGTGGCGGAAGAATTTGCTATAGAACCGCACCATTCCCTTGTGCTTGTTCCATTCAACAAAGATACGGCGAGAACGGCTACAGCTTCCCTGGAAATGCGAGATTTTCGCATCCGGTACAAACAGGATCTTCCAGCCCTTTTCCCGGAAGCTCATGCACCAGTCCAGATCCTCGCAGTGCAGAAAGTAGCCTTCATCCAATCCGCCGACATCTTCATAAGCCTTGCGAGGGACCAGCATACAGGCCCCGGAAATCGCCTCGACTTCTACCGGATGGTCAGGTAATGATTCGAGATGCAGATTGAAGTCTGAAAAGAGCTGCGGAAACAAGGGGGACAGCCAGCGCAATTTAAAAACACGCACAAAGGTTCGCCAGGGAGTGGGAATCAAACGACGTCCCCCGACCTGCTCTGTGCCATCGCTATTTAGCAACTGGCCGCCGGTCATGCCCGCTTCAGGATTCTGCACAAGGCATTCCCTGAGTGCTGAGATCGCATGCGAATTGATTTTACAGTCAGGATTGAGATACAGCAGATAGTCGCCGCTGGCAACCCGTCCGCCCTGATTACAGGCTACCGCAAATCCCATATTTTCCTGATTTTCAGTGACCAGGATATTCTGTTGCGCGCGAAAGGTGTGCTGCACGTTTTTCAGACTCTCGTCGTGAGAAGCATTATCGACGATGATAATTTCCAGGGACTGCTGGCAATCAACCAGCGACTGCACACATAGCGATAATTTGTCAGCCGAGTTGAAATTAACAATTATGACTGAGATCAAACAGCTATTCTCCATACTTCCCCATCTTTCCGATCAAGGCATGCCAGACTCCCAGGGAAAGCATCTTCATGTTGAGCAGGCGTTTTCCGACAAAGAAAGAAAAGACCAGATAAATCAGGAACAATCTGCG
This genomic interval from Gimesia chilikensis contains the following:
- a CDS encoding nicotinate phosphoribosyltransferase codes for the protein MALSKIYDTSLTLLTDLYQLTMAHGYWKTGRAEQEAVFHLFFRKNPFQGGYTIAAGLEYALEYIRRFQFSEDDLSYLKTLEGNDGRPLFSSGFLEYLADLRITCDLAAVPEGTVVFPHEPLVRVTGPILQCQLLETALLNLINFQTLIATKSARICTATGGDPVLEFGLRRAQGIDGGLAASRAAYIGGCAATSNVLAGKLFGIPVKGTHAHSWVMSYDDELSAFEDYARAMPNNCVFLVDTYDTLDGVRNAVRVGIQLKESGHQMVGIRLDSGDLAYLSIEARRLLDEAGLTEAAIVASNDLDETTISSLKMQGAKIAVWGVGTRLVTAFEQPALGGVYKLGAIRNEDQEWEPRLKLSEQAIKTSTPGILQTRRYLNQNGAVADMIYNELAPPSSERSVLIDPLDPTRRRVLDDKLDSQDLLIPVVKQGEIVHQHESLSVIRERAQQQLDLFHVGIQRHLDPHEYPVGLEQGLYDYKTEQILLARKLNHQ
- a CDS encoding D-sedoheptulose-7-phosphate isomerase, translating into MSLAARIICRNLERSIAAKNELLQNAETQAEFARSVDIVLNCYQQGGRLYVAGNGGSAADAQHLAAEFVSRLARDRAPLPAEALTTDSSIITAIGNDYGYDEIFSRQIAGKLSEKDVFLGITTSGNSPNIVKALQVCRERNIQSIVFTGHDGGKVRELSDVCVIAPGELTSQIQEVHLVLEHTLCECVEAALFDFEL
- a CDS encoding ABC transporter permease, producing MIAGLSALTIQQYRCLMNNRVKLALEDVIDMIKSSRLCMFLAWFDIRIRYRRSKIGPFWITISMAIFIIALGVVYSKLFNMAPDEYLPNLAAGYLFWTLIASTISEAPTIFIDNAAYLKDMKINLLIFIFRALARNTIIFLHNALFIMFVSFYFKIWPQFQTLLVIPGLFLVLLNLFWITLFFGIVGARYRDLAPIIQSMVQVLFFVSPITWLPKLVGEDSWVVMFNPIAYFLDLTRAPILNQTPALSSWAITAGISIVGFAVSLLLYAYKRDRIVYWI
- a CDS encoding glycosyltransferase family 2 protein, with the protein product MENSCLISVIIVNFNSADKLSLCVQSLVDCQQSLEIIIVDNASHDESLKNVQHTFRAQQNILVTENQENMGFAVACNQGGRVASGDYLLYLNPDCKINSHAISALRECLVQNPEAGMTGGQLLNSDGTEQVGGRRLIPTPWRTFVRVFKLRWLSPLFPQLFSDFNLHLESLPDHPVEVEAISGACMLVPRKAYEDVGGLDEGYFLHCEDLDWCMSFREKGWKILFVPDAKISHFQGSCSRSRRIFVEWNKHKGMVRFYSKFFRHKYPVVLMWIITCGVWLRFSLLACYFSVRQFFRWFKVAGT
- a CDS encoding ABC transporter ATP-binding protein, with the protein product MARIKVENVTLHYPIIGAGDRSVKNRLLNFATGGKITRDSSTVVVTGLDQIDLELNDGDRLGLIGHNGAGKSTLLKVLAGIYTPTNGNVEIEGRIVSTLNITLGFEMEATGFENIYLRGRLLGLTTREIEAKLEEISDFTELGKYLDLPVRVYSSGMLMRLAFAVMTSLESDILLMDEVIGTGDARFIHKAEARLNEFMNKAKIMVIASHSDDVIREFCNSALLLKNGTPFAQGEIDEVLEIYESEEYQT